The Impatiens glandulifera chromosome 3, dImpGla2.1, whole genome shotgun sequence genome contains a region encoding:
- the LOC124932543 gene encoding LOB domain-containing protein 40-like: protein MRVSCNGCRVLRKGCTENCSIRPCLQWITSPESQSNATLFLAKFYGRAGLQNLINAGPPHLRPAIFRSLLYEACGRIVNPIYGSAGLLCAGNWHLCHAAVEAVLNGAPITQVSPDSDEGTISPPLKACDIRHVSKDDESSASRELHKVKTSRSRFKRTGSKQNKKVPVLEVESAVDEAAQVMWSWSHQNPNPDRDRSGSHDSVMTHRAEPPSLDGGDVVSMEALLSPSRNSDVELELTLGSKPSLSLSLSPSLKTKEFSRVTLEEEEDEEENQLESDRCEVELGLRCSPAGVS, encoded by the exons ATGAGGGTCAGCTGTAATGGTTGCCGAGTCCTTCGCAAGGGCTGCACTGAAAATTGCTCCATCAGACCCTGTCTTCAATGGATCACCTCCCCTGAATCCCAATCCAACGCCACCCTTTTCCTCGCCAAGTTCTACGGCCGCGCCGGCCTTCAAAATCTCATCAATGCCGGCCCTCCTCATCTCCGCCCTG CAATCTTTAGATCTTTGTTATACGAGGCTTGTGGAAGAATAGTGAATCCGATTTACGGTTCAGCCGGTTTACTCTGTGCTGGGAATTGGCATCTATGTCACGCAGCTGTTGAGGCTGTTCTAAACGGTGCACCAATAACCCAAGTATCACCGGATTCCGATGAAGGTACGATAAGTCCCCCTCTAAAGGCCTGCGATATCCGTCATGTTTCCAAGGACGATGAATCTTCTGCGTCTCGTGAGCTTCATAAGGTGAAGACGAGTCGTAGCCGGTTCAAGAGAACCGGTTCGAAACAGAACAAGAAAGTTCCAGTTCTGGAAGTTGAGTCTGCCGTAGATGAAGCTGCACAAGTTATGTGGAGCTGGTCACATCAGAATCCGAACCCAGATCGGGATCGGTCCGGGAGTCATGACTCTGTCATGACTCATCGAGCTGAGCCACCGAGTCTAGATGGTGGAGACGTGGTTTCTATGGAGGCTTTACTGTCTCCGTCGAGAAATAGTGACGTTGAACTGGAGCTAACTTTAGGTTCGAAACCGAGCCTGAGTCTGAGCCTGAGCCCGAGCCTTAAAACGAAGGAATTTTCAAGAGTGACGctagaagaggaagaagatgaagaagagaacCAATTGGAAAGTGACAGGTGTGAAGTTGAACTAGGCCTTAGATGTTCTCCGGCCGGTgttagttaa